Part of the Mangifera indica cultivar Alphonso chromosome 4, CATAS_Mindica_2.1, whole genome shotgun sequence genome, atatattaatcataatttggCTAATGTTACCTTTTGTAGTTCCAAAATCTATAttgttaatattccattaaatATGGGCCTATGATTATCCAATTCGATGAAACAAACTGAAACAATAATACTAGATAGAATCCCAAAATTCTCATAACATATAATGTGTAATCCTTTATGGTGTTGAGATATAACTTAGCCACAATTTGGTAAATGATCCACCTATGAAAGTGGATGTTAATACTGCTTCGTATTTTATATCACAAGATCTTTTTTATCTCTATACCATCCTTAATTTATAAGGTAATTACATTGTTAAATATCTTAAGCCTTAATACAATAGAACATGAATGTGCTTTTGTGACAACAGGAAGCTTAATTTGGCAGCTTCCACTCTTCTCGTTTTATTGGGTGAAAGTATTTCTATCTGTATTTTAGTTCAGTTTGTACATAGTTGGCAGAATTGATCGCTAATTATGTATGTTGATGcttcttaaatattatttgagtgAATGGGGTTtgattgtataaatatatatatacacggaCTCACTTTTGtgtaaattaatcatataatcaaaaggacaaatatgacaaattttacttttaatcaaaatttaaacaagaaTCTTAAGCATTTAATCCATGTAAATATAATGTTAACCTTCTCGTGTTTCTTTCAATCCAGGTAAGAGGTGGATTTAAGTTAAACCGACTTAGATTTGGAtaagtttttagctcaaacaatTCGAGTGAGTTGCtaacaaattcttttttttttttttgtgattttcttATCAATAACTAATTTTCTTCACtaacaattatttttctttaacaatCCTTCTTTACTATCATCTCCAGcaaggtttttaaaatcggaCCGGATCGACCGATCGAACCTGCCAAACCGTGCACCGGAACAGTAAACGGTTATTGTAGAAGGCAGGaccattttgagtttaaaatcgATTTGGGCCGCGATTGAACCATCGGTTCACACCTGAACCGCAGTCCAACCTGGTTTAGGTGGTTCCGGTTCAAggctttatataaaaaaaaagttttattttttttcttcttccttgctGTGCACGCAAGACTTGCAGGAGATGGTTTTCTCCAACTTCACAAGTTAAAACCGCCGTTGATTCATGTTGCAAGCTTTCACACCgttgattcaagtttaaatctTGCATGCAGGACATCAATTGCTGCAGTTGCTGTAGGCTCCCAAGACAGCAGtgagtaataataataataatatatttggtttaaattaaatgatttgttttatattatgtttgtttaaaCGCTTACTGtatagtattttttaaatttttttcttctgataATTTGGTTAAATAGTGCACAACAAGTCAACATtgtaatttttaacattttaattcaACAAGGTTTTGGCATTTGATGTTTGTTAATTTGTGTTATGATTTTTGGTGTTTAATAATAGGTTAacttattattgttaatttgtaattgactTAGTATTTCTGTcaatttaatatgttattgttaatttgtaattttattatgtatctgTATTGGATATCTGGACTGAATATATTTCATTCGTAATGTGGTTAGTTTCCAAAAATTTGGAAGTTAAATATCAATCTTCTATGATaccctatttatatataataaaccaatatatgacaatttataatgaatattgttataaataatggatattgaaatatttgcgtaaataattgatttttagagtgaaagaaaataaaatattcaactatatATTTTGTAGATAATGCTATTAAAGATGATGTTTTATTTTGATGTAAAGTTAatggttattacttattaaatttatgttcaataatacatatattttgttaattatgaaaagtatgtgtaacataaaatttagtatgtaaaacatatgtaattagacataatttttttaaattattacataaaactatAGTTCCGATCGAACTAGCCGGTCTAAACGGTTCAACCGAAACCAATATTCAAAACGGTTTTTACTCCGGTccggttttaaaaaccttgatCTCCAGTAACCTTTCTTTTTTGACACTTTCCAACAACTTTTTGAACGATTTcattattaacttttataaacTCATGTTAAACATTCTAAATTCCACTCAAGTTGATTCAACTCTAATCCACCAATGTTTCTGATATGGTATTACAAACTTAATcacttgaaaattaatttaatttaaaaaataataaaacttacgTTATGTGGCATGTCTCAAAGTCTATTCCTTTTTGCAACTTTACTCTTCATTTTCAGTTAGTTCATCttcattcaatataaaatagtaGGAAACAGGTGTGGAAAGGTGCCAAGTGAAAgagaaattttgttattattttctaCCGTCTCTGTCATGCATCAAGCAACCACCATTATCTAGTGGCTCCAGCAAACCGCCTCAAAACATTGAGAAAATTCCTTATCCAATCAGTTATAAATACAATGaaaatgtttcaattcatacaaagaacaaaacttaataTCCCTACTCTTCTATAGATAAATTTCATAACATCATCTAACCAGTTGAATAAAATCCAACATTATCAACTTCAACGGTTCTCCAAAAACCACAAATAATACTAAAAACCAGATATGTCCTCCCACATTCTTCAAGAGAACATAACTCCTATCTTCTTAGCAAAGTCATCTCCATCTTcatcatctaaatattcatcTTCTGCCTCTGCATTTTCACCTTCTTCATAATTATATTCTCCTTCATCAACCTGCTCATATTCATATTCCCCATCCCTCTGACCATCGGCTTCAAGCTCATGATCTTCCATTGCTTCATCGCCAATCATCCCTTCTTGAGGCTCAAGCTCACTTCCTTTATTTAACTGGGGAGGCTCATCCTGGTTGGTTTCATTTTTCCCTTCAGTCACTCCAAAAGCATCAGCTTTTGAACATTTCAATTCATCCTTATTGTTGGCTACTTCTTTGAATACAGTGGAAACAACTTGCTTTGTTCCTGATACTGCAGTATTACTGGAGCTACCAACAATATTTTCCTTGCTTTCTTTCTGGTTATTGTCATCCTCAGTGATTGATGGCATTGTTCCACTGGAAGCTGTACCTtcagcttttctttttctcttcagaATCTCACTTAGGGGCAGTGGCCCTTTAAATGAAAGCTCACCGTCAAATTGTTGATTATTCTCAAAGCTTTTTCGCTTTCCAAGAAATTGCTGTTCCTTGCTCTCCTCATTTTTCCCGGTTTTCAGCTCTGCAAGACTTTTTGGACCAGAAAAATCAGCATTATTATCATCCATTAGTTCTCTTCTCATTCGGGGACCCCGGAGATTTCTTCCTACATTATTGTAATCCTCTTCTAGCCTCCCTTTTATTCTGTCTCGGAGCCTCCCCTGATGGAGCTTACCAGGTGACACAGGGCCCCTATTCCTTCCCCTGTCCATTTCCCTTTCTGAGTGCAAACCATTGCTACCGACTGGAGATCTACTGGGAAGCTTTATTCTACCACGAAGGCGACTGCCAAGAGAGCTCTCATGAGTGGTTGAATGGAGTGAGTCCCTTTGAGAAGAATTCCGGTGACTTCGCTCTTCAACCTTGTTGTCAGGAGAATAATCAAGATTGACAACTGATCTTAATCCATTAACCCTCCTATGCTTTGACAAACGATACCTGAGATCTGATTCATCAATTTGATCAGGGCTCTCAGCCTTAGAGTAACTCCTTTCTAGATGAGATGAACCCACTAACACTCTATCTGACAAACCTCTGTGCTGGTCCCAAGCATACTGCCCCTGTGTGCGGTCAATGTCATAGCCCCaagcatcatgaaatgtttccCTGTCAATGTCGGCCATTGAATTGTAATCAATGGAGTGACTCATCTCGTATTCATTTACAGAATTCAAGTTCCTTCCTTCATGACCTCTTGTTCGGCCATATTGATCTTCATCACGGTAATAATTAGAATCTCTGAGCTCGTCATCAACAAGAACATCAAACCCAGGAGAGGACTCCCTCAGAAACTCCTCAGTGTCCTTCCCATGCTGAAAAACTTGATCATCTGATGCATGAGCCTGATGCAAACGGCTAGAACGGCTCGAAGAGTTACCATTGATGAGAGAAGGTACATTTTTTGCTTTATAGCGAGGAAACTCAACATCACCAATCAAAGGCAGTGGTACATCCCTTTCAATTCCTACAGTGGTTCTAGGTAAGGCAATTTCAGTTTTTGGAGTAGGCTTCTTACCTTCAGGAGGTACTGCAATTGCCTTTGAGACATTTGCCAGTGCAACCTTCTGCTCCTGAGTGCTCTTTTGAAGGGCACTAAAAGCCTTCTTTGATGATGGAGGTTCAGCAACAGGGGCCGCTACTGGCTGCTGCGAGACTTTATTAGTTGTAGGAGTTGTTCCATGCATAAAAGCACATCTATCACCTTTTAGGCACAGCCCCTTCTGGTAGAAAATGCATGGGACTGTTTGTTTCCCTGGATTGTGAGAAGTGTGGGTCACAGGTGTTGCAGCCGTTGCAGAAGCTGCAGTTGAGTGCGCTGAAGGGAAAGTGGATCCAGTCGAGGGTGCC contains:
- the LOC123214121 gene encoding zinc finger CCCH domain-containing protein 17 — encoded protein: MVAATQQQQQQQSQLQVSPEEEALKRNTDCVYFLASPLTCKKGSECEYRHSEYARVNPRDCYFWLHGNCLNPKCGFRHPPLDGLLGTQTAPSTGSTFPSAHSTAASATAATPVTHTSHNPGKQTVPCIFYQKGLCLKGDRCAFMHGTTPTTNKVSQQPVAAPVAEPPSSKKAFSALQKSTQEQKVALANVSKAIAVPPEGKKPTPKTEIALPRTTVGIERDVPLPLIGDVEFPRYKAKNVPSLINGNSSSRSSRLHQAHASDDQVFQHGKDTEEFLRESSPGFDVLVDDELRDSNYYRDEDQYGRTRGHEGRNLNSVNEYEMSHSIDYNSMADIDRETFHDAWGYDIDRTQGQYAWDQHRGLSDRVLVGSSHLERSYSKAESPDQIDESDLRYRLSKHRRVNGLRSVVNLDYSPDNKVEERSHRNSSQRDSLHSTTHESSLGSRLRGRIKLPSRSPVGSNGLHSEREMDRGRNRGPVSPGKLHQGRLRDRIKGRLEEDYNNVGRNLRGPRMRRELMDDNNADFSGPKSLAELKTGKNEESKEQQFLGKRKSFENNQQFDGELSFKGPLPLSEILKRKRKAEGTASSGTMPSITEDDNNQKESKENIVGSSSNTAVSGTKQVVSTVFKEVANNKDELKCSKADAFGVTEGKNETNQDEPPQLNKGSELEPQEGMIGDEAMEDHELEADGQRDGEYEYEQVDEGEYNYEEGENAEAEDEYLDDEDGDDFAKKIGVMFS